Proteins co-encoded in one Pseudomonas fluorescens genomic window:
- a CDS encoding ABC transporter permease, producing MHKFAHILRLGLKELTSLRHDSVLLLFLFYAFTVAIYMPAAGSVIGVHNASVAIVDEDHSALSRQLAQALQPPEFQPPVPLRYEQLDEAMDSGQYTFVINIPARFQTDLLAGRQPAVQVNVDATAMSQAFMGAGYIGRIFQRELLAYTGQGHAQAYAPVQLTTRALFNTNLEGGWFLAVIQIVNNITILAIILTGTALLREREHGTLDHLLVLPLTALEIMLAKIWSNLLVVVLCTWLSLEVIVKGALGVPLSGSLSLFLLVTAVYLFASTALGIFLATLARSTPQFGLLAIPVIIPMLLLSGGSTPLDSMPQWLQWVMQGSPSTHFVSLGAAILFRDAGLSVVWPDLLALTVIGLLFFFIALARFRKSLAS from the coding sequence ATGCACAAGTTCGCGCATATCCTGCGATTGGGGCTCAAGGAACTGACGAGTCTGCGCCACGACAGCGTGTTGCTGCTGTTCCTGTTCTACGCCTTCACCGTAGCCATCTACATGCCGGCCGCGGGATCGGTAATCGGTGTGCATAACGCCAGCGTGGCGATAGTCGACGAGGATCACAGCGCTCTCTCCCGCCAATTGGCCCAGGCGCTGCAACCTCCGGAGTTCCAGCCCCCCGTCCCGCTGCGCTACGAACAACTGGATGAAGCCATGGATAGTGGCCAGTACACGTTCGTCATCAATATTCCGGCCCGCTTCCAGACCGACCTGCTCGCGGGCCGTCAACCGGCCGTGCAAGTCAATGTCGATGCCACCGCCATGAGCCAGGCGTTCATGGGCGCCGGCTACATCGGCCGGATATTCCAGCGCGAGCTGTTGGCTTATACCGGCCAGGGGCATGCGCAGGCCTATGCCCCGGTGCAGCTGACGACCCGTGCCCTGTTCAATACCAACCTGGAGGGTGGCTGGTTTCTGGCCGTGATCCAGATCGTCAACAACATCACCATTCTGGCGATCATCCTGACCGGCACCGCACTGCTGCGGGAACGCGAACACGGCACCCTCGACCATTTGCTGGTGCTGCCGCTGACCGCGCTGGAAATCATGCTGGCGAAAATCTGGAGCAATCTGCTGGTGGTGGTGCTGTGCACCTGGCTGTCGCTGGAAGTGATCGTCAAAGGCGCGCTGGGCGTGCCGTTGTCCGGCTCGTTGAGCCTGTTTTTGCTGGTCACGGCTGTTTATCTGTTCGCCAGCACCGCGCTGGGTATCTTCCTGGCAACGCTGGCGCGTTCGACACCGCAGTTCGGCCTGCTGGCCATCCCGGTGATTATTCCGATGTTGCTGCTGTCGGGCGGCAGCACGCCGCTGGACAGCATGCCGCAATGGCTGCAATGGGTCATGCAGGGATCGCCGTCCACTCATTTCGTCAGCCTCGGTGCCGCGATTCTGTTCCGCGACGCCGGGCTGAGTGTGGTCTGGCCAGACTTGCTGGCCCTGACCGTCATCGGATTGCTGTTCTTCTTCATCGCCCTGGCGCGCTTTCGCAAGAGCCTGGCGTCCTGA
- the rbbA gene encoding ribosome-associated ATPase/putative transporter RbbA yields the protein MNGIALRASAIAHRYGQRQALDAITFDLPAGTRCGLIGPDGAGKSSLLGLIAGVKALQQGQLEVLGGPIQDRAHRNTLYARIAFMPQGLGGNLYPELSIRENVQFFSTLFGLSADESEQRLHNLLLATDLLRFADRPAGKLSGGMKQKLGLCCALIHEPDLLILDEPTTGVDPLSRRRFWELIDDVRRQRPQLTLLVATAYMEEAEQFEHCLMLDGGRMIASGLSRELAAITQSGKLDDAFTHFQGDSHRDPQPLQIPPRTSNSDIAIEAHELTLRFGDFTAVDHVSFAIGRGEIFGFLGSNGCGKTTTMKVLTGLIPASEGSATLLGNPVDARDLATRKRVGFMSQSFSLYGELSVRQNLDLHARLFDLPKAESAPRIDALIQRFDLHGVADQPSGALPLGLRQRLSLAVAVLHRPEVLILDEPTSGVDPAARDDFWRLLIELSRDQGVTIFLSTHFMNEAQRCDRISLMHAGRVLACDTPAALQQQFNGQSLEAAFVTCLEQAQGITEAPPAAEPPPAAMAPAMSVTEHGFSFGRLAAVASREGKELLRDKVRLAFALLGAIFMMVIFGYGISLDVENLAFAVYDQDQTPQSRAYLEAFRGSRYFAEQPAIQDAQVLHRRLQRSEIKLALEIPPGFGRDLYAGRRPTVAAWLDGGMPFRAETSRNYVEAVHQANLEQLAEQSSPALNRQAAASLETRFRYNQDVVSVNAIGPGVMALILAFIPAMLTALGIVREKELGSITNFYATPLTRLEFLLGKQTPYLLVSLVNLAVLVAMNRWLFGVPFKGSGLTLAFGGLLYVLATTSMGLLISAFTRTQIAAILGTMIITSLPTIQFSGLIVPRSSLEGAAAVMGMLFPAGHFLDIAVGTFTKALDLRQLWPQCLALSAFFIGFTGLSLVMLKKQEA from the coding sequence ATGAACGGCATCGCGCTCAGGGCGAGCGCCATTGCGCACCGCTATGGCCAGCGGCAGGCTCTGGACGCGATCACGTTCGATCTGCCGGCGGGTACCCGCTGCGGTTTGATCGGCCCCGACGGTGCCGGCAAGTCCAGCCTGCTGGGGCTGATCGCCGGAGTAAAAGCCCTTCAGCAGGGACAACTGGAAGTCCTTGGCGGCCCGATTCAGGATCGCGCCCATCGCAACACGTTGTACGCGCGCATCGCCTTCATGCCACAGGGGCTGGGTGGCAACCTGTACCCGGAACTGTCGATCCGCGAAAACGTGCAGTTTTTTTCCACGCTGTTCGGCTTGTCTGCCGACGAAAGCGAACAGCGGCTGCACAACCTGCTGCTCGCCACGGACCTGTTGAGGTTCGCTGATCGCCCGGCCGGCAAACTGTCCGGCGGCATGAAACAGAAGCTGGGGCTGTGTTGCGCGTTGATCCATGAGCCGGATCTGCTGATCCTCGACGAGCCCACCACGGGTGTCGACCCACTCTCTCGGCGGCGCTTCTGGGAGCTGATCGACGACGTGCGACGCCAGCGACCGCAACTGACCCTGCTGGTTGCCACGGCCTATATGGAGGAAGCCGAACAATTCGAGCACTGTCTAATGCTCGACGGTGGCCGGATGATTGCCTCGGGCTTGAGCCGTGAGCTGGCAGCGATCACTCAAAGCGGCAAACTCGATGATGCCTTCACCCACTTTCAGGGGGACAGCCATCGCGACCCGCAACCTCTGCAAATCCCGCCTCGCACCAGCAATTCCGATATCGCCATCGAAGCCCACGAGCTGACGTTGCGCTTTGGCGACTTTACCGCAGTGGATCACGTCAGTTTCGCCATCGGGCGCGGTGAAATTTTTGGCTTTCTCGGCTCCAATGGCTGCGGCAAGACCACCACCATGAAAGTCTTGACCGGGCTGATACCAGCCAGTGAGGGCAGCGCGACGCTGCTGGGCAACCCGGTGGATGCAAGGGATCTGGCCACGCGCAAGCGGGTCGGCTTCATGTCCCAGAGCTTTTCGCTGTATGGCGAACTCAGCGTCCGGCAGAACCTTGATCTGCACGCACGTCTGTTCGACCTGCCCAAGGCAGAGAGCGCCCCGCGCATCGACGCCTTGATTCAGCGCTTCGATCTGCACGGCGTCGCCGATCAGCCATCAGGCGCCTTGCCACTCGGGTTGCGTCAACGCCTGTCATTGGCCGTCGCCGTTTTGCATCGCCCGGAAGTACTGATACTGGATGAGCCGACGTCCGGCGTCGATCCGGCAGCACGGGACGACTTCTGGCGACTGTTGATCGAGCTGTCCCGTGATCAGGGCGTGACCATTTTCCTCTCAACCCATTTCATGAACGAAGCGCAGCGATGCGACCGCATCTCCCTGATGCATGCGGGCCGGGTACTGGCCTGTGATACGCCGGCCGCCCTGCAGCAGCAATTCAATGGCCAATCCCTGGAGGCTGCGTTCGTGACCTGTCTCGAACAGGCCCAGGGCATCACCGAAGCGCCGCCGGCAGCCGAACCGCCGCCGGCCGCGATGGCCCCGGCCATGTCCGTCACGGAACACGGTTTCAGCTTCGGGCGTCTGGCGGCGGTGGCCAGCCGGGAAGGCAAGGAATTGCTGCGCGACAAAGTGCGCCTGGCGTTCGCCCTGCTGGGCGCCATTTTTATGATGGTGATTTTTGGCTACGGGATTTCCCTCGACGTGGAAAATCTTGCCTTTGCCGTGTACGACCAGGATCAGACCCCCCAAAGCCGTGCCTACCTGGAGGCCTTTCGCGGCTCGCGCTACTTCGCCGAACAGCCGGCCATTCAAGACGCGCAGGTCCTGCACCGACGTCTGCAACGTTCGGAAATCAAACTGGCGCTGGAGATCCCGCCCGGATTCGGCCGCGACCTGTACGCCGGGCGTCGACCGACGGTGGCGGCCTGGCTGGATGGCGGCATGCCGTTTCGCGCGGAAACCAGTCGCAACTACGTCGAAGCCGTCCATCAGGCCAATCTCGAGCAACTGGCCGAACAGAGCAGCCCCGCGCTCAACCGTCAGGCCGCCGCCAGCCTGGAAACCCGTTTTCGTTATAACCAGGACGTAGTCAGCGTCAACGCGATCGGCCCAGGTGTGATGGCGCTGATCCTGGCGTTCATTCCGGCGATGCTGACGGCCCTCGGCATCGTGCGTGAGAAAGAGCTGGGTTCGATCACCAACTTCTACGCCACGCCCCTGACACGGCTCGAATTTCTGCTGGGCAAGCAGACGCCTTATCTGCTGGTCAGCCTGGTCAACCTGGCCGTCCTGGTGGCCATGAATCGCTGGCTGTTCGGCGTACCGTTCAAGGGCAGCGGGCTGACCCTCGCTTTCGGCGGGCTGCTCTATGTGCTGGCCACCACCAGCATGGGGCTGCTGATCTCGGCGTTCACCCGAACGCAGATCGCGGCGATTCTCGGCACCATGATCATTACCAGCCTGCCGACCATTCAGTTTTCCGGGCTGATCGTGCCGCGCTCGTCGCTGGAGGGCGCCGCCGCCGTGATGGGCATGCTGTTCCCGGCCGGCCACTTCCTCGATATCGCGGTAGGTACGTTCACCAAAGCACTGGATCTGCGACAGCTCTGGCCGCAATGCCTGGCGCTGTCCGCCTTCTTCATAGGGTTCACCGGACTGAGCCTGGTCATGTTGAAAAAGCAGGAGGCCTGA
- the pepP gene encoding Xaa-Pro aminopeptidase codes for MIHIPKAEYARRRKALMAQMEPNSIAILPAAAVAIRNRDVEHVYRQDSDFQYLSGFPEPQAVIVLMPGREHGEYVLFCRERNAERELWDGLRAGQEGAIRDFGADDAFPITDIDDILPGLIEGRDRVYSAMGSNPEFDRHLMDWINVIRSKAHLGAQPPNEFVALDHLLHDMRLYKSAAEVKVMREAARISAQAHIRAMQASRAGLYEYSLEAELDYEFRKGGAKMPAYGSIVAAGRNSCILHYQQNDALLKDGDLVLIDAGCEIDCYASDITRTWPVNGKFSAEQKAIYELVLASQEAAFAEIAPNKHWNQAHEATVRVITAGLVKLGLLQGEVDELIASEAYKAFYMHRAGHWLGMDVHDVGEYKVGGEWRVLEVGMALTVEPGIYIAPDNQNVAKKWRGIGVRIEDDVVVTKSGCEILTQGVPKTVAEIEALMAQARTCAA; via the coding sequence ATGATCCATATCCCGAAAGCGGAATACGCCCGGCGCCGCAAGGCGCTGATGGCGCAGATGGAACCCAACAGCATCGCGATCCTGCCTGCCGCCGCGGTCGCCATCCGCAACCGCGACGTCGAGCATGTCTATCGTCAGGACAGCGACTTCCAGTACCTCAGCGGTTTCCCCGAGCCACAAGCGGTCATCGTCCTGATGCCCGGTCGCGAACACGGCGAATACGTGCTGTTCTGCCGTGAACGCAATGCCGAACGGGAACTCTGGGATGGTCTGCGCGCCGGCCAGGAAGGCGCGATTCGCGATTTTGGCGCCGATGACGCGTTCCCGATCACCGACATCGACGACATCCTGCCGGGCCTGATCGAAGGCCGCGACCGGGTGTATTCGGCGATGGGCAGCAACCCGGAATTCGACCGCCATTTGATGGACTGGATCAACGTGATCCGCTCCAAGGCGCACCTCGGCGCCCAGCCGCCGAACGAATTCGTTGCTTTGGATCACCTGCTGCACGACATGCGCCTGTATAAATCGGCGGCAGAAGTGAAGGTGATGCGTGAAGCGGCGCGGATTTCCGCCCAGGCCCATATCCGGGCGATGCAGGCCAGCCGTGCCGGCCTCTACGAATACAGCCTCGAAGCCGAACTGGATTACGAGTTCCGCAAGGGTGGGGCGAAAATGCCGGCCTACGGCTCGATCGTCGCTGCCGGGCGCAACAGCTGCATCCTGCATTACCAGCAGAATGACGCGTTGCTCAAGGACGGTGATCTGGTGCTGATCGACGCCGGTTGCGAAATCGACTGCTACGCCAGCGACATCACGCGGACGTGGCCGGTCAACGGCAAGTTTTCCGCTGAGCAGAAGGCGATCTACGAACTGGTATTGGCCTCGCAGGAAGCTGCATTCGCCGAAATCGCCCCGAACAAACACTGGAACCAGGCGCACGAAGCCACGGTTCGGGTGATCACCGCCGGGCTGGTGAAACTGGGGTTGTTGCAGGGCGAAGTCGACGAGTTGATTGCCTCCGAGGCCTACAAGGCGTTTTACATGCACCGCGCCGGCCACTGGCTGGGTATGGATGTGCATGACGTCGGCGAATACAAGGTCGGCGGCGAATGGCGGGTGCTGGAAGTCGGCATGGCGCTGACCGTGGAGCCGGGCATCTACATCGCCCCGGACAATCAGAACGTAGCGAAGAAATGGCGCGGCATTGGCGTGCGCATCGAGGATGACGTGGTAGTGACCAAGAGCGGTTGTGAAATTTTGACCCAAGGCGTGCCGAAAACCGTCGCCGAGATCGAAGCCCTGATGGCGCAAGCACGGACCTGCGCGGCATGA
- a CDS encoding EVE domain-containing protein, translated as MAYWLMKSEPDELSIKGLEKLGKARWDGVRNYQARNFLRAMAVGDEFFFYHSSCPEPGIAGIGRIIEAAYPDPTALEPESHYFDPKATPEKNAWSAIDVAHVETFARVLRLDYLKQQTALAEMPLVQKGSRLSVMPLTTEQWAAVLDLR; from the coding sequence ATGGCCTATTGGCTGATGAAGTCCGAGCCCGACGAACTCTCGATCAAGGGTCTGGAAAAACTGGGCAAAGCGCGCTGGGACGGGGTGCGCAACTATCAGGCACGTAATTTCCTGCGAGCGATGGCGGTGGGGGATGAGTTCTTTTTCTATCACTCCAGTTGCCCTGAGCCAGGCATTGCCGGAATCGGCAGGATCATCGAAGCCGCGTACCCGGATCCCACCGCGCTGGAGCCGGAAAGTCATTACTTCGACCCAAAGGCCACACCGGAGAAAAATGCCTGGAGTGCAATCGACGTCGCTCATGTCGAGACGTTTGCCCGGGTGTTGAGGCTGGATTACCTTAAGCAGCAGACCGCGCTGGCCGAAATGCCACTGGTGCAGAAAGGTTCGCGACTGTCGGTGATGCCGTTGACAACCGAGCAGTGGGCGGCAGTACTCGACTTGCGTTGA
- a CDS encoding 5-formyltetrahydrofolate cyclo-ligase, whose product MTELSLLPRPQLRRLLRKARRSLTPSQQRQAAEGLYKQLAQDPHFRRAKHISLYLPTDGEIDPRLLLRAAQRRGKKTYLPVLSAWPRTKMVFQQIRPGEKLRPNRFRILEPRVNPARQRKIWALDLVLLPLVGFDDVGGRLGMGGGFYDRSLAYLARRQKWRKPTLLGLAHECQKVERLAQASWDVPLQGTVTDKAWYFAG is encoded by the coding sequence ATGACAGAACTCTCGTTGCTGCCCCGCCCCCAACTGCGCCGCCTGCTGCGCAAGGCCCGCCGCTCGCTGACACCGAGTCAGCAACGCCAGGCCGCCGAAGGCCTGTACAAGCAACTGGCACAAGACCCGCACTTTCGCCGGGCGAAACACATTTCCCTTTACCTGCCCACCGACGGTGAAATCGACCCGCGCCTGTTGCTGCGCGCCGCCCAGCGTCGGGGGAAGAAAACCTACCTGCCAGTGCTCAGTGCCTGGCCGCGGACCAAAATGGTCTTTCAGCAGATCCGCCCCGGCGAGAAACTGCGGCCCAACCGTTTCCGCATTCTCGAGCCTCGAGTCAATCCGGCCCGCCAGCGCAAGATCTGGGCACTGGATCTGGTGTTGTTGCCACTGGTGGGATTCGACGATGTCGGCGGGCGCCTGGGCATGGGCGGCGGTTTCTACGACCGCAGCCTGGCGTATCTGGCCCGACGCCAGAAATGGCGCAAGCCGACGCTGTTGGGCCTGGCCCATGAATGTCAGAAAGTCGAACGTCTCGCGCAAGCGAGCTGGGATGTACCGTTGCAGGGAACGGTGACGGACAAGGCGTGGTATTTCGCGGGATAG
- a CDS encoding NADPH:quinone oxidoreductase family protein: MKAVLCKAFGPAESLVLEDVASPVAKKNEILLDVHAAGVNFPDTLIIEGKYQFKPPFPFSPGGEASGVVSAVGEKVSHLKVGDRVMALTGWGSFAEQVAVPGYNVLPIPPSMDFNTAAAFSMTYGTSMHALKQRGNLQPGETLLVLGASGGVGLAAVEIGKAIGARVIAAASSAEKLAVAKAAGADELINYSETSLKDEIKRLTDGQGADVIYDPVGGDLFDQAIRAIAWNGRLLVVGFASGRIPELPVNLALLKGAAVLGVFWGSFAQRQPQDNAANFQQLFAWFAEGKLKPLVSQVYPLSEAAQAINDLGQRKAVGKVVVQVR; this comes from the coding sequence ATGAAAGCCGTGCTGTGCAAAGCCTTCGGTCCTGCCGAATCGCTGGTGCTGGAAGACGTCGCCAGTCCTGTCGCGAAGAAGAATGAAATCCTGCTGGACGTGCACGCCGCCGGGGTCAACTTCCCGGACACGCTGATCATCGAGGGCAAGTACCAGTTCAAGCCACCCTTCCCGTTCTCGCCGGGTGGCGAAGCCTCCGGCGTGGTCAGCGCGGTGGGTGAAAAGGTCAGCCACTTGAAAGTCGGTGACCGGGTCATGGCCCTGACCGGCTGGGGCAGCTTCGCCGAGCAGGTGGCGGTGCCGGGCTATAACGTGCTGCCAATTCCGCCGTCGATGGACTTCAACACCGCCGCCGCGTTCAGCATGACCTACGGCACCTCGATGCACGCCCTCAAACAGCGCGGCAACCTGCAACCGGGCGAAACCCTGTTGGTGCTCGGTGCCTCCGGCGGCGTCGGGCTCGCAGCCGTCGAGATCGGCAAAGCCATTGGCGCCCGGGTCATTGCCGCCGCCAGCAGCGCCGAGAAACTCGCCGTGGCCAAGGCGGCCGGTGCCGACGAACTGATCAACTACAGCGAAACCAGCCTCAAGGACGAAATCAAGCGCCTGACCGACGGTCAGGGCGCCGACGTGATCTACGACCCGGTCGGCGGCGACCTGTTCGACCAGGCCATCCGCGCCATCGCCTGGAACGGCCGCCTGCTGGTGGTCGGTTTCGCCAGCGGACGCATCCCCGAACTGCCGGTCAACCTTGCATTGCTCAAGGGTGCGGCGGTGCTCGGCGTGTTCTGGGGCTCCTTCGCCCAACGCCAGCCACAGGACAACGCCGCGAACTTCCAGCAATTGTTCGCCTGGTTTGCCGAGGGCAAGCTGAAACCGCTGGTGTCGCAAGTCTATCCGCTGAGCGAGGCGGCACAGGCGATCAATGATCTGGGGCAGCGCAAAGCTGTGGGCAAGGTTGTGGTGCAGGTTCGTTGA
- a CDS encoding YecA family protein yields the protein MPIQNSPYQAFATLLTASGHNVSPAELHGLLLGRSCAGAGFNAEEWLIDAAELLESEPQDNVRNALIGLQEMVKGELTGDDVTVVLLLPTDDVPLADRAVALGQWCQGFLTGFGLNCRDSSMLSTEATEVLQDLAAISQVQDALEESEDGESDYMEVMEYLRVAPLLLFSETKKADVPPAAKPSLH from the coding sequence ATGCCCATTCAGAATTCCCCGTACCAAGCCTTCGCCACCCTGCTGACTGCCAGCGGTCACAATGTCTCGCCTGCCGAACTGCATGGCCTGCTGCTCGGCCGCAGCTGCGCCGGTGCCGGCTTCAATGCCGAAGAATGGCTGATCGACGCCGCCGAGCTGCTCGAAAGCGAGCCGCAGGACAACGTTCGCAATGCCTTGATCGGCCTGCAGGAAATGGTCAAGGGTGAGCTCACCGGTGACGACGTGACCGTTGTGCTGCTGTTGCCGACCGATGACGTGCCACTGGCCGATCGCGCCGTCGCGCTGGGCCAGTGGTGCCAGGGCTTCCTCACCGGTTTCGGCCTGAACTGCCGCGACAGCAGCATGCTGAGCACCGAAGCCACTGAAGTGTTGCAGGATCTGGCAGCGATCTCTCAGGTGCAAGATGCACTGGAAGAATCCGAAGACGGCGAAAGCGACTATATGGAAGTCATGGAGTACCTGCGCGTAGCCCCGCTGCTGCTGTTCTCCGAAACCAAAAAGGCCGACGTGCCACCAGCGGCCAAGCCGTCGCTGCACTGA
- a CDS encoding flagellar basal body-associated protein FliL gives MKAWIMLLLALSLPVAALAEEAKEGEAPKVNYITLSPPFVGNYGLDGTPKLKVYKADVALRVTGEEATKLVKANEPLIRNQLVALFTQQTTDAMGSIEGKEKLRQEALKQTQQVMNDETGKPVVEDLLFNNLIIQ, from the coding sequence GTGAAAGCGTGGATCATGTTGTTGCTGGCCCTGTCTCTGCCTGTGGCAGCGCTGGCCGAAGAAGCCAAAGAGGGCGAGGCGCCGAAGGTCAACTACATCACCCTGAGCCCGCCGTTCGTGGGCAACTACGGGCTGGACGGCACGCCGAAACTCAAGGTCTACAAGGCCGACGTGGCGTTGCGGGTGACGGGTGAGGAAGCGACCAAACTGGTCAAGGCCAACGAGCCGCTGATCCGCAATCAACTGGTGGCGCTGTTCACTCAGCAGACCACCGATGCGATGGGCAGCATCGAAGGCAAGGAAAAACTGCGTCAGGAAGCCTTGAAGCAGACCCAGCAAGTGATGAATGACGAGACCGGCAAACCGGTGGTCGAGGATCTGTTGTTCAACAACCTGATCATTCAATAA
- a CDS encoding HlyD family secretion protein — MSAHSRSSLLFAGSLIVLLVAAGGFGYWTSMSSRLPEGLSSGNGRLEATEVQIASKTPGRLAEVLVDEGDKVSKGQLLARMDTRTLEAQRNQAEAEVIRARENLAAAQANVQLRQSEQLLAQQELGRSQSLFKHGFVSAQVIDQLQSRIGTGNAAVAAARAQVAAVSAAIGAAQAQVAQLASEIDDSSLRAPIDGVIQLRMAEPGEVLGAGGRVLLLIDPTDQYMNLYLSASVAGRLAVGDDARILLDALPDRSLPAKVSFVAAKSQFTPKEVETRDERQKLVFRVKLRLTEPGNVPQAKPGMPGVGYVRTAPIGWPANLQ; from the coding sequence ATGTCAGCGCACAGCCGCTCCTCCCTTTTATTTGCCGGATCTCTCATCGTGTTGCTGGTGGCCGCCGGTGGTTTCGGTTACTGGACATCGATGAGCAGCCGTCTGCCCGAGGGCCTGTCCTCCGGCAACGGGCGCCTGGAAGCCACGGAAGTGCAGATCGCCAGCAAGACACCCGGGCGTCTCGCCGAGGTGCTGGTCGATGAAGGCGACAAGGTCAGCAAAGGGCAGCTGCTTGCCCGAATGGATACCCGAACCCTCGAAGCCCAGCGCAATCAGGCCGAAGCCGAAGTCATACGTGCCCGAGAGAATCTGGCTGCAGCCCAGGCCAACGTGCAGTTGCGCCAGAGCGAGCAGCTGCTGGCCCAGCAGGAGCTCGGCCGGTCACAGTCGTTGTTCAAGCATGGTTTCGTCAGCGCACAGGTCATCGATCAACTGCAATCGCGCATCGGCACGGGCAACGCCGCCGTAGCGGCGGCCCGGGCGCAGGTCGCCGCCGTCAGCGCCGCCATCGGTGCGGCACAGGCCCAGGTGGCGCAATTGGCCAGTGAAATCGATGACAGCAGTTTGCGCGCACCGATCGACGGCGTGATTCAGCTACGCATGGCCGAACCCGGTGAAGTGTTGGGTGCCGGCGGTCGGGTCTTGCTGTTGATCGATCCCACTGACCAGTACATGAACCTTTACCTTTCGGCCTCCGTCGCCGGACGCCTGGCAGTGGGCGATGACGCACGGATCCTGCTGGACGCCCTGCCCGACCGGTCGTTACCGGCGAAAGTCAGTTTCGTGGCAGCCAAATCGCAATTTACCCCCAAAGAGGTCGAGACCCGCGACGAACGACAGAAACTGGTCTTTCGCGTCAAACTGCGCCTGACAGAGCCCGGCAACGTACCGCAGGCCAAGCCCGGCATGCCTGGCGTCGGCTATGTGCGCACCGCGCCGATCGGCTGGCCGGCCAATTTGCAATGA
- a CDS encoding cell division protein ZapA: MSSSNSVTVQILDKEYSIICPQEERSNLISAARYLDGKMREIRSSGKVIGADRIAVMAALNITHDLLHKEERPDIQASGSTREQVRDLLDRVDLVLADDPDIRKG; encoded by the coding sequence ATGAGTTCAAGCAATAGCGTTACCGTGCAGATCCTCGACAAAGAGTATTCGATCATCTGTCCCCAGGAAGAGCGCAGCAATCTGATCAGCGCCGCCCGCTACCTGGACGGCAAGATGCGCGAGATCCGCAGCAGCGGCAAAGTCATCGGCGCCGACCGCATCGCCGTGATGGCCGCACTGAACATCACCCACGACCTCTTGCACAAAGAAGAGCGCCCGGACATCCAGGCCAGCGGCTCGACCCGTGAACAGGTGCGTGACTTGCTCGATCGTGTCGATCTGGTGCTGGCCGACGATCCGGACATCCGCAAGGGCTGA
- a CDS encoding TIGR02449 family protein: MEDTDLQALMARLERLITRVEQLKSQNALLLAQEKTWREERAHLIEKNEIARRKVESMISRLKALEQDS; this comes from the coding sequence ATGGAAGACACCGACCTGCAAGCGCTGATGGCCAGACTCGAACGGCTGATTACCCGAGTCGAGCAACTAAAGAGTCAAAATGCACTCTTACTAGCTCAGGAAAAGACCTGGCGCGAGGAACGCGCGCACCTCATTGAAAAAAACGAAATCGCCCGGCGTAAGGTCGAATCGATGATTTCGCGCCTCAAGGCCCTGGAGCAAGACTCATGA
- a CDS encoding energy transducer TonB, which produces MENHYSVTFVLLPTGHISAKGTEIMRWAIAVFLLVTLPAQAGEVFLIPEHNPKPIYPRALSRAGITGDVKVGFTAKADGSVSEITILRSDHPELAQAVREAIAQWRFKPWKVDDKKPAAQEIVAPMIFRLEAPEGAHQWVQQLKCRELNAHLNHMPEYAWIDSAPFHYLRSHLSSGVFQSQLSEDKRLALIARLNRSVEGVVWRCRQWPVSRFTRFLPEEVRQLL; this is translated from the coding sequence GTGGAAAATCATTACTCCGTAACCTTTGTGTTGTTGCCGACAGGGCATATCAGTGCAAAAGGAACGGAAATCATGCGATGGGCCATAGCAGTTTTTTTGTTGGTGACTCTCCCGGCTCAGGCTGGAGAAGTGTTTCTGATTCCGGAACACAATCCCAAGCCGATTTACCCACGTGCGTTATCCAGAGCGGGAATTACCGGTGACGTAAAGGTCGGATTCACCGCCAAGGCGGATGGCTCCGTGAGCGAAATCACCATTCTGCGCAGTGATCATCCGGAGCTGGCGCAAGCGGTCAGAGAGGCAATAGCTCAGTGGAGGTTCAAACCGTGGAAGGTTGACGACAAGAAGCCAGCCGCTCAGGAAATAGTTGCTCCTATGATATTTCGCCTCGAGGCGCCGGAAGGTGCTCACCAATGGGTTCAACAATTGAAATGCCGAGAGTTGAACGCACACCTCAATCATATGCCCGAGTATGCGTGGATCGATTCCGCGCCGTTTCACTATCTCCGTAGCCACCTGTCGAGTGGTGTCTTCCAGTCACAACTGTCGGAGGACAAAAGGCTGGCGTTGATTGCCCGGCTGAACCGAAGCGTGGAGGGCGTCGTCTGGCGTTGTCGGCAGTGGCCAGTGAGCAGATTCACGAGGTTTTTGCCGGAGGAAGTCCGCCAGTTGCTGTAG